GGCGAACTCAGCCCTGGGACGGTGCTGTTGCCATTCGCCATCGCTGCAGTAGGCATCCTAGCGGCGCTTATCGGCTCGTTCATGGTGCGCACGCGTGAGAACGCCTCTCAGGGCGACCTGCTGCGGACGCTGCGCACGGCAATCTGGACCGCATCTGGGTTAGTAGTACCCGGAATCGCCCTGCTGATTCTGCTGGACGGCACGATCGGCTGGCCAATCTTCTTCGCGATCCTCCTCGGCCTGGGAGCCGGGTTGCTGATCGCGTACTTCACCGAGTTCTATACCAGCTACACCGAGAAGCCGACCCAGGGCATCGCTCAAGCCTCGCGCACCGGCGTTGCTACGCTCATCATCGAAGGATTGGCCGTCGGTATGCGCTCGACGCTGGCGCCGGTCGCCATCGTCATGGTCGCTGTGATCGGTGCATATGTGCTCGGCTTCAACAATGCCGTCGGCGGGCGAATCGGCGGCGCAGACGGTGGACTGTATGCCGTCTCGCTGGCTGCGGTCGGCATGCTCAGCACGCTAGGCATCACGCTAGCGACGGATGCCTACGGGCCGGTGGCCGACAACGCCGGCGGCATCGCCGAGATGGCGCACCTGCCCAAAGAAGTACGCGCGCGCACCGATGCGCTGGACTCGCTGGGCAACACCACGGCTGCCACCGGCAAGGGCTTCGCTATCGGCTCGGCGGTGTTGACCGCGCTGGGCCTGATCGCCGCCTACGCCCAGACCAGCGGCCTGCAAAGTGCGCAACTGACCCTGCTCGACCCAAGGCTGTTGGGCGCTCTGCTGTTCGGCGCGATGTTGCCCTTCCTGTTCAGCGCGATCACCATGACGGCCGTAGGCCGCACGGCGATGCAGATTGTCGAGGAGGTGCGTCGTCAGTTTAGGGAGATCGCCGGCCTAAAGGAGGGCGCACCCAGCGCGCGCGCTGATTACGCCCGATGTGTGGCAATCAGCACGCGTTCGGCGCTGCGCGAGATGGTGCCGCCGGGTGTGCTGGCCGTCGCCATGCCGATCGCCATCGGCATTTTGCTCGGCCCGACAGCGCTGGCCGGCTTGCTCGTCGGCGCAACGGCATCGGGCTTTGTCCTCGCTATTATGATGGCGAACGCCGGCGGCGCATGGGACAACGCCAAGAAGTTCATCGAGACGGGTGAGTTAGGCGGCAAAGGTTCCGACAATCACAAAGCTGCCGTCGTAGGTGACACGGTCGGCGATCCGTTCAAAGACACCTCCGGCCCGTCGCTCAACATCTTGATCAAGTTGATGAGCGTGGTGTCGCTGGTTTTCGCGCCGCTGTTCGTGCAGATCGGCGGGCTGATCCGCTGATCGGGCGGTCGAAGGGATGTTGGGCTAGGCAAAGGCATTCGGGTAGGCAAAGGCACTGCCTTTGCCTACCCGGAAATCTCACACTCCGCTGAATGCCAAATGGCCCCCGTCCACCGGGATGACGATGCCGGTGATGAAGCGCGCGGCATCCGAGGCTAGGAAGACCGTCGCGCCGCCCAGCTCCTCCGGCTCGCCGAAGCGGCCCATCGGTGTGTGCGCAATGATGGCCTGGCCGCGCGGCGTGAGCCGGCCGCTGTCCGGCTCGACGAGTAGGAAGCGATTGATCTCGGTGAGAAAGAAGCCGGGCGCTATGGCATTCACCCGAATGTTGGGCGAATAGTGCTGCGCCATGTGCACGGCCAACCACTGCGTGAAATTCAGCAGCGCCGCCTTTGACGCCGAATAGGCGACATTGCGCGTGACCGGCCGGAATGACGACATCGAGGCGACGTTGATGATGACGCCGCCGCCGCGGGCGACGAACTGCCGCGCCACGATCAGCGAGGGAATGACCGTGCCCATCCAGTTCACGTCCATCACTTTGTGCATGGCCTCCAGCGATAGATCAAACAGCGAGCGGTCGGGTGAAGTCATTGCTTCCGGCAGGATCGTCCCCGCGGCGTTGATCAGGATGTGTACGTCGCCGACCGCCGCCAGCGCTTGGCCGAACGAGTCAGGGTCGGTCACGTCGCCCTGCGCCCAATCTGCCCGGCCGCCGCGCGCCTGAATGCGCTGCGCGGCACGCTCGACTTTCTCGCGCGTGCGGCCAAGCAGGATCACGCGCGCGCCGTGGTCGGCCAGGGCCTGCGCCATAGCGCCGCCCAGCACGCCGCCGCCTCCTGTTACCAGCGCGGTTTTACCCGTCAGATCGAACCAATTTTGCATATAGCTCCTCTTGTCGCGCCATCGCGGCGCGATACGTTGCGTGTCGTTGTGCGTCGGGGACGTGTATGACCGGAGATTGAGGTTTAGGGATGAGAGATTGGGGATTGGGGATTGGGTGCACCTCGAGTTCCCAATCTCCAATCTCTAATCTTCTATTCTCAACTCTGCCGAGCGCGAGTAACGCTGCTCCTCGACTCGTTGCCTCCGGCTCCGATGCCAGGCGCAATGGCAGGCCGGTGACGTCGGCGATGATCTGCCGCCAGGTCGGTGAGGCTTGCAGCGCGCCGCCGCTGCCGATCAACGCTGCATCTGCGCTTGCCGCGCCCGACGCGCGCAGCGCATCGCAGATGTGCGCCAAGCGATAGCTGATGCCTTCCATCAGCGCCCGCGTGATTTCAATTGGGTCGGTATCCAGTGAGAGGCCGTGCAGCGTCCCGCGGATGTCTTCTGCGTAGCCCGGGCTGCGCTCGCCGGCAAAAGTAGGCAGCGCCGTTAGCCCATGGGCATCGGGCATCAGCGCCGCCACGCGCGTCTCGAGTTCGGTCTCGTCCGGCAGCCGGAGCACGCGCTTCGCCCAGGCGAAGATATTGCCGCCCTCCGTCGTTGCGCCGCCGATCAGCTCGCGCGCGTGATCCACGCGATAGGCCCACAGCGCCGGCGGCAGGCGATATGGCTCGCCTGTCTCGCAACGCCTGACCACGCGCATCGCTGCTGTGGAGCCGATCGTCACGGCAATGCGCGACGAATCCACACACCCGCTGCCGACGTTGGCGGCTGCGCCGTCGCCGACGGGCGGATGGCAGCGCGCGCGGGCGAACTTGGGCCAGCGCGCCTCCCACTCCGGCCGCAGTCCCTCCAGCCGGTCGGTGTCATGCGCGATGGGCGGCAACTGCTCGTGTGCGATGCTCAGCGCGCTGCACCAGGTTTCGTCCCAGTCCGACATCCGGCGATTCAGCAACCCCGTCCACGAGGCGACTGAAATGCCGGCCTGCATACGACCGAACAGCCGAAGGCATACAAAATCGCTGAGCGAGGCAAACCAGCGCGTCGCCCGGAAGACATCGCGCCGGATTCGCGCAATCCAGGCGATCTTGGCCGGCAGGTAATTGGCGCGGATGCGACAGCCGGTGCGCTGTAGCGCGTCCAGCTCATCGTGCTGCGCGCGCAGACGGCGCGCGTCCTCTGCGCAGCGTGTGTCGGCGTAGGTGTATATCGGCGTGATCGGCGCGCCGCGATCATCCAGGCAGACCAGCGAGGAAGCATAGGTGCTGATGCCAAAGTCGGTGATCGGCGGCGCCGCGTCCGGGATTTTGGCATGGAGGGCGTCCAGCACGGCGACGACGCGCTCGAAGGCCGCGCGCGGGTCATCTTCGCATCGGCCATCTTCGCCCACGATGAAGTCCACCGGCGCGCGCGCCCAGGCGTTGGGCACGGCGCGTGCCTGCGCGTCGTATAGCGACGCGCGCGTGGACGAGCTGCCGAGGTCGAGGACGAGGATCATGCCATGCCCGCCGGACGCGATAGGCGCTCATGCCGGCTGCATGGCGAAGTCCATGCGTGGCGCCGGCGATTGCAGCGTGTGCCCGCCATCCACCGGCAGCGTGATGCCCGTGACAGCCGAGGCTTCCGGCGAAACCAAGTAGAGCAACGCTGCCGCCGAGTCCTCCGGTGTGAGGGCGCGGCCTATCGGCAATACACGCCCCCAGTTCTCGGCGTAGTTGGGGTCGTCGCGCAGGTTGCGCTCGTTAGTCGTCGCGCCGATGCCGATGGCGTTGACGGTGATGCCGTGTGGGCTAAGCTCGGCGGCCAGCGCCATGGCCAGGTAGTTGATCGCGGCTTTGGTTGCGCCATAGGCGGCCAAGCCGGGCACGGCGGTGCTGCCGACCACCGACGAGCTGAAGACGATGCGCCCGCCGTAGCTATCGCGCGGCTGCTTGAGCATCTGCTGGGCGGCGGCCTGCGCGCCAAAGAAGCTGCCCTTGAAGTTCAAATCCGCTACCATGTCGAACGATGCTTCGCTGTAGTCTATGAAGCGACCGAATTTGGTGATGCCGGCGTTGGCGACGAAAATATCCAGTCGGCCGAACGCCTGAACTGCGGCCGATACAAGTGCAAAGTTGTCGGCCACTTTGCTGCCGTCGGCGCGAAAGGTGATCGCGCGCCCGCCGGCGGCGCGGATGCAGTTTGCGGTTGCTTCGGCGCGATCTGGCTCGCCGAAGTAGCTCACTACGACCGACGCGCCCTGACGCGCCAGGGCTAGGGCCATCGCTGCGCCGATCTCCCGGCTGGCGCCGGTGACAATCGCTACCCGATCCTTCAGCATCATGATCATTCACCTCGTGCCCTGGATTCTATTCACGGATGCGCAATGCGCGAGTATGCTTGAATAGCCAGCATGATCAGGATTAGCCGAGAACGATTCGAGCGACTCGTCTGGGAAGCCGTGGATGAGCTGCCGGAGGCGATTCGCAGCCGCATCTCCAACCTTGAAATCGAAGTAAAGGCCTATCCTTCTGAGGACGACCTGGAGTATGCCGGCGTCGAGGATCCGCTCGACCTATACGGGCTGTATCGCGGCATTCCCCTGACCGAGCGCACCACCCACTACGACTTGGTGACGCCCGACCTGATCACCATCTACCAGCGGGCGCACGAGATGGACTGCAACTCACTAGAAGAGCTGCGCGAGGAAGTACGGCGCACGGTGCGCCACGAGATTGCCCATCACTTCGGCATCGGCGACGACCGGCTGGACGAGCTGGGGGCATATTGAGAGGTTGGAGATTGGAGATTGGGGAGTAGGGAGTGGGAGAGTGGCTTATACTGCTGCGCGAAGGACGTGAGCGTAAAACGCAAGACGCAGGACGTAAGACGCAAGACGTGATACGCAACCCTCCCGCACCGGCGCAATGACACACAGCCCATGACTGACGCATCGAACTTATTCTCTCCGGCTTCGCTCGGCCTGCTGCGCGCCGCCGCGATCTCACCGGCGCTGCGCGTTGCCGATGTGGCGTTCAACGTGCGCGCGACCACCGCGGCGCTGGAGGAGGCGCGCCGACAAGGATGCGCGTTGGCCGTTTGCCCTGAATTAGGGATCACCGGTTA
The window above is part of the Candidatus Roseilinea sp. genome. Proteins encoded here:
- a CDS encoding 3-ketoacyl-ACP reductase, which gives rise to MMLKDRVAIVTGASREIGAAMALALARQGASVVVSYFGEPDRAEATANCIRAAGGRAITFRADGSKVADNFALVSAAVQAFGRLDIFVANAGITKFGRFIDYSEASFDMVADLNFKGSFFGAQAAAQQMLKQPRDSYGGRIVFSSSVVGSTAVPGLAAYGATKAAINYLAMALAAELSPHGITVNAIGIGATTNERNLRDDPNYAENWGRVLPIGRALTPEDSAAALLYLVSPEASAVTGITLPVDGGHTLQSPAPRMDFAMQPA
- a CDS encoding dioxygenase; its protein translation is MQNWFDLTGKTALVTGGGGVLGGAMAQALADHGARVILLGRTREKVERAAQRIQARGGRADWAQGDVTDPDSFGQALAAVGDVHILINAAGTILPEAMTSPDRSLFDLSLEAMHKVMDVNWMGTVIPSLIVARQFVARGGGVIINVASMSSFRPVTRNVAYSASKAALLNFTQWLAVHMAQHYSPNIRVNAIAPGFFLTEINRFLLVEPDSGRLTPRGQAIIAHTPMGRFGEPEELGGATVFLASDAARFITGIVIPVDGGHLAFSGV
- the hppA1 gene encoding putative K(+)-stimulated pyrophosphate-energized sodium pump; translated protein: MSLSPSPIPILLPIVISLIGLAYVVVTARAILGSDPGNETMQQISQAIREGAQAFLSQQYRVLVIFAAVVAVAIAVFIRWQTAVCFVIGAFTSALTGFIGMSIATRANTRTTAAAMKSLDAGLRVAFRSGSVMGMSVVSIGLLGLSALFFLFGMNQLAIDAITGFSFGASSIALFARVGGGIYTKAADVGADLVGKVEAGIPEDDPRNPAVIADNVGDNVGDVAGMGADLYESYVGSIVAASAVAVVGAARGELSPGTVLLPFAIAAVGILAALIGSFMVRTRENASQGDLLRTLRTAIWTASGLVVPGIALLILLDGTIGWPIFFAILLGLGAGLLIAYFTEFYTSYTEKPTQGIAQASRTGVATLIIEGLAVGMRSTLAPVAIVMVAVIGAYVLGFNNAVGGRIGGADGGLYAVSLAAVGMLSTLGITLATDAYGPVADNAGGIAEMAHLPKEVRARTDALDSLGNTTAATGKGFAIGSAVLTALGLIAAYAQTSGLQSAQLTLLDPRLLGALLFGAMLPFLFSAITMTAVGRTAMQIVEEVRRQFREIAGLKEGAPSARADYARCVAISTRSALREMVPPGVLAVAMPIAIGILLGPTALAGLLVGATASGFVLAIMMANAGGAWDNAKKFIETGELGGKGSDNHKAAVVGDTVGDPFKDTSGPSLNILIKLMSVVSLVFAPLFVQIGGLIR
- a CDS encoding sugar kinase, coding for MILVLDLGSSSTRASLYDAQARAVPNAWARAPVDFIVGEDGRCEDDPRAAFERVVAVLDALHAKIPDAAPPITDFGISTYASSLVCLDDRGAPITPIYTYADTRCAEDARRLRAQHDELDALQRTGCRIRANYLPAKIAWIARIRRDVFRATRWFASLSDFVCLRLFGRMQAGISVASWTGLLNRRMSDWDETWCSALSIAHEQLPPIAHDTDRLEGLRPEWEARWPKFARARCHPPVGDGAAANVGSGCVDSSRIAVTIGSTAAMRVVRRCETGEPYRLPPALWAYRVDHARELIGGATTEGGNIFAWAKRVLRLPDETELETRVAALMPDAHGLTALPTFAGERSPGYAEDIRGTLHGLSLDTDPIEITRALMEGISYRLAHICDALRASGAASADAALIGSGGALQASPTWRQIIADVTGLPLRLASEPEATSRGAALLALGRVENRRLEIGDWELEVHPIPNPQSLIPKPQSPVIHVPDAQRHATYRAAMARQEELYAKLVRSDG